Sequence from the Miscanthus floridulus cultivar M001 chromosome 16, ASM1932011v1, whole genome shotgun sequence genome:
TCAAACTCTATCGTATGCGTGGCGAGCTGTCGTGGTGGTTGCGTACTTGCAGtcatcgttgtcgtcgtcgtcagcgATTGGTGGCGTCTATCCTAATGACAAGTttaatataatatttttctctcacaacaaaatagtttCAGCTAGCTTATCAATCAGCTTTGATATCAGCCGAACAAACTTTTGAACTACTATCAGGCTTCTATCATCTTCATTGTCATTTAGTGCATTTACAATTCCACCTTTTGCTGTAATCAGTCTAgtcgctcgttggtttcagctAGGACTTATCAATTataatacaatatttttctctcacaacaaaccagtatcAGCTAGACTTATTAGCCCAGAAATCAACCAACGAACATGCTCAATGCAGCTTGGGAGTTGGGACCTCGCTTTGGTCTTCATATATCCAAGCCTTACCCATCTCCCTGTCTGACCACTGCACTCTTCTCCTGTTGAGTGAAATACTCTCGGTTGGCCGACCACTTTCAAATTTGTGTTACACGGATTGACTGGCAGCCCTGCTAGTTCCCATCAGGCACACGGCAATTGCCTGATCAGCGGCGCAGTATCGTTATAACCTACTTTGGTATCATATTTGATGATGCTTGCTAATTATAATTGTCATAACCCTAAATGTCTGTATAATCCAAAATACTTTAGTGTTGTGACATACTCTCTCtgttcaaattgtaagtcattttaacttttctaggtctgcacctaaatatacattatgtctagacaCATAACTAAAgttatatttaaaaaaaatataatgacctataatttggaatagagagaGTAATATTTATTGTGATCGTGTATTCTATTGTCACAAATATATATGCCACGTCCAAAAATATCTGTGATGTGAATAAGTAACACCGCTAAAGCAATAGCCAAATAGCATGAGTTTATTAAAGACAATATTATATTGAAGATCCCAAATAAAACTCAATAACTCTAAGTGGTGTCATTATTTTTATAAAAGGACTCCTTGAAGTTGTTTCCTGTGCTTTTTCTCGCTTGCAAACCACCTCGGACATATAATAAAGTGTTCCAGAAAGTATTGTATCTATTTTCTTGGACACCAATATAGTCATGGTGGATTTTGTAAGAAATTCAGATTTGGAAATCAACAAGAATTGAACTTGGTTGTATTTCTAAGATAAAAAGAAAATCCCTTTCTCTCTGTAACTCGGCTTGCGCCAACTCGTCGGACGGGAGATACACACAACACAGCCGTGCAGGCAGTCCCAAACCCTAGTCGATGGATTCCCAAACCCTTCCCATGGAGCCGCCCGCCATTCCCCTCGGAGGCGCGGAGGACCTCATCAGCGGCCTCCCCGACGATCTTCTACACATCATCCTCATCCGCctgccgtccgccgcggccgccgcgcgcATCAGCGTCCTCTCCCGCCGCTGGCGAGGCGTCTGGGCCCACATGCCGGAACTCGTCCTCGGCGGCagccctgctcctgctcctgcgaCGACGCCCTCGGCCCTCCTCGACTCCATCGACGCCGCCCTCAACTCCTCCGCCGCACCTACGCTCCGCAGCCTCAACATCGACGTAAGCGGATTCGACCGGTGTGACATCCCCGCGCACCGTATCTCTCCATGGCTCCACTTCGCCTCCCACCGCATCGCTGGCAAACTACGTTTCCATCTCTATCTGAGGAACTATGCCCAAAGGTACGGGGACAACATGGAGGAGCTCGCGCTGCCCATCTGCGAGAGAGCTACGGGATCGACCTTTACATCGCGACTTGTAATGTTTCTATAGATGAGCTGtttgctaatatttttttttaCTTATTTTTCAGTTGCCGTCATGTATTACGTCGGATTGTCCTTATCATTTGCCAGAGAATTACAGTTTGGATGACATCACCTTTAATTCACTTGAAGAGATAGAGATCAGTTTCTTTACAGGTTCAGCCGAACAAGTGGAATTTGTGGAGTTGTTGCTGTCTAGATGCAACAAGGTAATCCTTAAAAGGGTAGACTTTACAGTGCCGTCTGGCCCTGTTTCTTCAGAGATCATGGAGGTTGTCCAAAGGATTCGCAGCATGTGTCATCCAAACAGCAAGGTCCAATTTAATGTGAACTGCAGGGAGGTGCCGAAGCCATAATATAGAGGGCACCCATGTGTCATCCTCACTCCACCTGGTGCTCAGTCTCTGTGGTGGTCAGTAAGCCATGGGTCGTCGAAGCTGCTCCTGTGCCTGGGTCGTCTGGTGCCTTTTGTATCCATTGAGGGTGCCTTCTTTGAAGTACATCTGTGTGGTTTGAGTTGTGGCTGACTTTAATTTCATGGGCGGCCTGTGTCCCTATGTGTTCTACTAAAACTTTCTTTCTGATCTTTGAACTTAAATCCTCTGTTCTGGCAGTATGGTTTAATCATGAATAAGTTGTGATCTTTAAACTTAAATCTGTGTTTGATATAGTTGTTTTTGTTTACTACAGTTAATATTGCCTGAGATTAAATTGGTTGGCAAGAGTTTCATTGGCTGTTTTATTTGGCACCTCCAGATTCTGCTGTCTCCTGTTTCTACTGAATAGCTGTTTTATTTGGCACCTCCAGATTCTGCTCTCTTGTTTGTAATGAATGTTTACTTCAGATTCTGGCAATCTCTATTTTTGAGACTGGGTTTTATAGCTTAACATGTctggttttgagttttttttgctACTCAATATGTTGCTTATTACTAGATTCGGATTGCTAGTTGTATATTACTAGACGCAGTTTCAGATTGTTAGTTATTGCTCCTGTTTCGGATTTCTTCGTAGTGTATGTACTCGCATTGGAAAACAACCGGAGGAGTTAGAGCAAATGCGAGAGGAGTGCACTTATATTGTGGATGGATTTTTAATGTAGGGATATGAATAAGATTAAAAATTGATTATAatcacttttttttaaaaaaaatatcctTAGGTGCGTCAGTACCCCTACACTGTATATAGATCCACCCCTTGAAAACAATTATGACGCTTCAGAAAATTTAGAATTTCAACTGAACtgatactttttttttttggaatgaaATCCTctgttctttgtttctttttatgCTTTTGATGACAAGTAtcatagtatttttttttaaaaaaaatcatccgttctttgtttctttttactCTTTTGATGACAAGTATCATATTTTTTAACCTAATTTTAAGAAGACATGGCTTGCATGTACAGAAGAGATGGACTATAATTACTTCCAAGGAAAATTTAGCAGACTTGACCATTTCACCTGTGCCCTCCTGTCATGGTGATCATCTCTTGACACCACAGTGTACAGCTTCACTCCATTTACTACTGACCTTTAATTTTACCACTTCCTGGTAAGGGATGATCTACTATCTAGACCTACCATCCTAGTGAACCTGCCGTTTTAGCCCCATGTCTCAGTGACTAGTGTACCAATATTATTTAGCCCACCAGTATGTAGTGAAATGAGAGATTCTAGGTGAAATCTTCAACAAAGCTATGTAACTACTCATCTCATGCTCACTAGTCAGTTCATATCCATCGTGATATATTAATTGAATATATATATTATAACTTGCTGGATCAAATGACAATTGTTATCACTTTAATGTTCTGACCATTCAACATAGCAGAAAAAAAGGTCATAGGATTTGAAGAATTTGAAGGTCAGGGTAACTTATTGTTCACTAGTTTTCAAGTTTTTTTTCTTTAGTAGGTGTAGGTCTACTATTTTTTTAAGATGTCTTTCTATTCGCCCTTCTTGGGTGTGAGAGAAAATTCGAACAATGTCACAATCTATGACAAGAAAACCGTGATAATCTAATCTTAGGAGAGTAAATTCAAGTTGTATGGGTGTTCTGTGCTTTGGAACTTCTATTTCTATTTTGTGTGTGTGTTCTTTGCAGTGTTCTAACTTCTTTGTTTTGCTTTGTACTTAGCTGTGGTTTGTTTTTCAAGGAAGCTATGTGGCGGGTCATGCATCCAACCTAAGATAGAGATCTTAGCAGGAAGTCGATGACACTGTTTAAGACGTGTGCTCTCGGTCGCCCTCGATGAAGAGGTCCTGGATGTAGGATCAATGTGGCATGTGAGTGCCGGAACACCAGTGGTCACAACTCACAACACCCTTTGCCCGATGAGGAACATGTAGAGGGGATGGGGATCTCCTCTTGCTCAGATGGCTAGGGATTGCAAAGGTGCAGATCTCTAGGTTGGTCGACAACGAAAGGTGATGTTGGTGCCTGGAGTGAAGGTGTTGACGTCATTGTTGATGAAGCCCATCTGATTCGTACAAATTAATCTATGCACACCCCCCTACCTAACATGTCAACTATTGTAGGATCAAAACAGAACACTGCACTCTTGTCTATCCCACTCAGGGATAAAAAGATCAATTCACGCCCACTTAGCACCGTTAGTGGTCAAACCTAACGGAAGGGCCATAAAATGAAGCAAAGTTATATTTCTGGTCACATAGATAACTTCTAAACTAAAAGATAAAAAAATGAAGCTTTTGTTagggcaaaaaaaaaagtaattcTCTCAAATAATTGCATTCACCGATTCACTCCATTTACTGCTGGTCTTTTACCACTACACAAGGTAGACCTAGATCCTAATAAACCTACATATCAGTCCCCACATCTTAGTGACTCTGGTGCACCAACATTTGGTCTAGCAATATTATCTCTATGAATGCACGTTCACACATCTTACCTTTATGAGCATCTCCGAAAAATTGGTACTGGGCTGCCATGTCTCGAGATTAACGAAGTCACCATATGCATCTCTTTGTCCGGGTATGCACTCACCACCGAAAGAAATAACGCCATTAAAtcatagattttttttaaaaaaattaagcaCCCTTATCAAGTCAAAAACTTAAATATGTGTGTACATCATTTAGCTCCAAACACTTGCTATTATTAATCGGCTTAATCTGTGTCAATCCGTGAGGTAAAGAATATACTTCTGAAAGGAAGTTAAGCAAAAGGAGAGTGAAGGAGacactttttttttgaagaaagaaaaaaattagtTTATATACTTCCTCCATCTCAAATTATAAATCGTTTtatttttgttctaagtcaaactctctaattttgactaaatttatatagaaATGCACGAACATCTACAACATCAAACATGATTTGTtagataaaagaaatatatatttTGATAATGTATTTatttgatgttgtagatgttAATATCTTTTTATGTAATTTTGATTAAAATTAAACAAGTTTAAGTTAGAACAAAACTAAAAAACTGataatttgctattttacgattaaAACAGAGGAGAATGGTTCCTTCTTTCCGCGCTTTGGGCTATTTGGTGGGCCATAGCAGGCCGTCCGAGTCCGGCGCCGCCGACTCCCCGTCGGACGGAGGCAGTCCCAAACTCATGGAGCCGCCCGCCAGTCCCCTCGGAGGCGCGGAGGACCTCATCAGCGGCCTCCCCGACGCACATCATCCTCGTCCGCCTGTCGTCCGCctgccgtccgccgcggccgccgcgcgcACCAGCGTGCTCTCCCGCCGCTGGCGAGGCGTCTGGGCCCACATGCCGGAACTCGTCCTCGGCGGCAGCCCTGCTCCTGCGACGACGCCCTCGGCCCTCCTTGGCTCCATCGACGCCGCCCTCAACTCCTACGCGGCACCTACCCTCCGCAGCCTCAGGATCGACGTCAGCGGAGTCGACCGGTGCCTTGTCAGCAAGCTACGCCTCTGTCTCGATCTGAAAAAAGATGCCCGAAGGTCCGG
This genomic interval carries:
- the LOC136513739 gene encoding F-box protein At5g03100-like, with protein sequence MDSQTLPMEPPAIPLGGAEDLISGLPDDLLHIILIRLPSAAAAARISVLSRRWRGVWAHMPELVLGGSPAPAPATTPSALLDSIDAALNSSAAPTLRSLNIDVSGFDRCDIPAHRISPWLHFASHRIAGKLRFHLYLRNYAQSCRHVLRRIVLIICQRITVWMTSPLIHLKR